The proteins below are encoded in one region of Pangasianodon hypophthalmus isolate fPanHyp1 chromosome 6, fPanHyp1.pri, whole genome shotgun sequence:
- the LOC113526860 gene encoding guanylyl cyclase-activating protein 2-like, which produces MGQLQSTENSEVALSQIQEMYKKFANECPSGNLHLHEFKRIFGVTCDSSVEESAYMDNLFRSFDANHDNTIDFMEYVAALHLVLRGKLEDKLKWSFKVYDRDGNGRLDKQEVAHVIKIIHKLRNYENPSDSEELNPDQISDRIFELVDLNHDGQISLEEFMEGAQRDTWVMEQLRLDLRPTRWFIKHQNKNS; this is translated from the exons ATGGGACAATTgcagagcacagagaacagTGAAGTAGCTCTTTCTCAGATCCAGGAGATGTACAAGAAGTTTGCAAATGAGTGCCCAAGTGGAAACTTGCACCTGCATGAATTCAAACGGATCTTTGGGGTTACGTGCGACTCATCAGTTGAAGAATCTGCCTACATGGACAATTTGTTTAGATCGTTTGATGCTAATCAT GATAACACGATAGACTTCATGGAGTATGTGGCTGCACTGCATCTGGTCCTTCGTGGCAAGCTTGAGGATAAACTGAAGTGGTCTTTCAAAGTTTATGACAGGGATGGAAATGGACGACTGGACAAACAGGAGGTGGCACATGTAATTAAG ATCATCCACAAATTGAGAAACTATGAGAACCCTTCAGACTCTGAAGAGCTCAATCCAGATCAGATAAGTGACAGGATCTTTGAGCTTGTTGATCTAAATCATGATG GTCAGATTTCATTGGAGGAGTTTATGGAGGGAGCACAGAGAGACACGTGGGTGATGGAGCAGCTTAGGCTCGACCTGCGGCCCACACGCTGGttcatcaaacaccagaataaAAATTCATGA
- the LOC113526781 gene encoding guanylyl cyclase-activating protein 2-like codes for MGQTQHIEKTEHAEIDVITLQDMYKKFVTECPSGLLFLHEFKKFFGVGPSGEASEYAENMFRAFDKNGDNTIDFLEFVAALNLVFRGDLEHKLRWSFKVYDKDGNGFIDKAELRAIVEIIYRVRKVGRKGPDVSLDEICERIFKVVDVNRDGQITLEEFLAGAQKDPWILNMLRLDMNPYSWVAEQRRKSAHF; via the exons ATGGGACAAACTCAGCACATTGAGAAAACCGAACATGCAGAGATTGACGTCAttacacttcaggacatgtaTAAAAAGTTTGTGACTGAGTGCCCAAGCGGccttttgtttttgcatgaATTTAAGAAGTTTTTCGGAGTGGGACCCTCTGGGGAAGCATCCGAGTACGCAGAGAATATGTTTCGCGCCTTTGACAAGAATGGG GACAACACTATTGACTTCTTGGAGTTTGTGGCTGCTCTGAATTTGGTGTTCAGGGGAGATTTAGAGCACAAGCTGAGATGGTCATTCAAAGTGTACGACAAGGATGGCAACGGTTTTATAGACAAAGCTGAACTCAGAGCGATTGTTGAA ATTATATATCGTGTCAGGAAAGTAGGCAGGAAAGGTCCAGATGTGTCCCTTGATGAAATCTGTGAAAGAATCTTCAAAGTGGTAGATGTGAATAGAGATG gtCAGATTACACTGGAGGAGTTTTTAGCAGGGGCTCAGAAAGATCCATGGATTCTTAACATGTTGCGTTTAGACATGAACCCGTATAGTTGGGTGGCGGAACAGAGGAGGAAAAGTGCtcatttctga